The Urbifossiella limnaea genome has a window encoding:
- a CDS encoding HlyD family secretion protein: MVESLVGVYALICWLIFKKYKLLPVTTYTVCTAMLIGASILGVLFVALSIFHPVSHDGRLYAPVVQVVSQVRGVVVEVPFEANQPLKQGDVLFKLDAKPFQIEVDRLRASLAVKNSKFAQLAEQLAAAEATTRQARATLLASESSYDRQLREEHDGAKSKVVELKERLELATAQFGRAKNSLAQAAMSQGEFDRAEANFKTTQQEHSQAEANERLAAEKLRGGSASLESVRQALAAAEAAERKVRTEFTTQVDGQNPEVRETTALLERARWDLEQTVVRAPSDGYVPQKLLRPGQMATALGVKPLLAFVTGEKPLLVASFHQRVLSDIKPGLDAEAVFDAYPGRSFKVKVRRTLTAIREGELDTGGQMVTGTPVTAPGYVPVVFDYAEDVSNLNLPVGAAASVAIYTERAHALSILRKIILRIHSWENFVF; this comes from the coding sequence TTGCTGGCTGATCTTCAAGAAGTACAAGCTCCTCCCCGTGACGACGTACACGGTCTGCACGGCCATGCTGATCGGGGCGTCGATCCTCGGGGTGTTGTTCGTCGCCCTGTCGATCTTCCACCCGGTCAGTCACGACGGCCGGCTGTACGCGCCGGTCGTCCAGGTCGTCTCGCAGGTCCGCGGCGTCGTCGTGGAGGTGCCGTTCGAGGCGAACCAGCCGCTCAAGCAGGGCGACGTGCTCTTCAAGCTCGACGCCAAGCCGTTCCAGATCGAGGTCGACCGGCTGCGGGCCTCCTTGGCCGTCAAGAACAGCAAGTTCGCACAGCTCGCCGAGCAGCTTGCCGCCGCGGAGGCGACGACGCGGCAGGCCCGTGCCACGCTGCTGGCGTCCGAGTCGTCCTACGACCGGCAGCTGCGCGAGGAGCACGACGGCGCCAAGAGCAAGGTGGTCGAGCTGAAGGAACGGCTCGAACTCGCGACGGCACAGTTCGGTCGAGCCAAGAACTCGCTCGCGCAAGCGGCGATGAGCCAAGGGGAGTTCGACCGGGCCGAGGCGAATTTCAAGACTACGCAACAGGAGCACAGTCAGGCCGAGGCGAACGAGCGCCTCGCGGCCGAGAAGCTGCGAGGCGGCAGTGCCAGCCTGGAGTCGGTTCGGCAGGCGCTGGCCGCGGCCGAAGCGGCCGAGAGGAAGGTGCGGACCGAGTTCACCACCCAGGTAGACGGCCAGAACCCCGAGGTGCGCGAGACGACGGCGCTGCTGGAGCGGGCGCGGTGGGACTTGGAGCAGACGGTGGTCCGCGCCCCGTCAGACGGGTACGTCCCGCAGAAGCTCCTCCGCCCCGGGCAGATGGCCACCGCCCTGGGCGTCAAGCCGCTGCTGGCCTTCGTGACCGGGGAGAAGCCGCTTCTCGTCGCCAGCTTCCACCAGCGGGTGCTGTCGGACATCAAGCCGGGTCTCGATGCGGAGGCCGTGTTCGACGCGTACCCGGGGCGGTCGTTCAAGGTGAAGGTGCGGCGGACGCTGACGGCGATCCGCGAGGGCGAGCTGGACACCGGCGGGCAGATGGTCACCGGCACGCCGGTGACCGCGCCGGGGTACGTGCCGGTGGTCTTCGACTACGCCGAGGACGTGTCGAACCTGAACCTGCCGGTCGGGGCCGCGGCGAGCGTGGCGATCTACACCGAGCGGGCGCACGCCCTGTCGATCCTGCGGAAGATCATCCTGCGGATTCACAGCTGGGAGAACTTCGTCTTCTGA